In one Vulgatibacter incomptus genomic region, the following are encoded:
- a CDS encoding bactofilin family protein — protein sequence MSAQEQRIPRGLRVRGTIEGVGDLVVLGTFEGTIALEGTLQVEEGGRVDAEVRVTRAIVCGSLKGPVVASESIELRAGCTVEGDLRAPRLDIAPGSTVRGRVELGAAQDGADSSVDDVLPDGSSQLLEIATGAGPDVFFAATHWSEGDGPPPMPASALSIGDRRKAIVPGP from the coding sequence ATGAGCGCGCAGGAACAGCGGATCCCAAGGGGCCTGCGGGTGCGGGGGACGATCGAGGGCGTGGGCGATCTGGTGGTCCTCGGGACGTTTGAGGGCACGATCGCCCTCGAGGGCACGCTCCAAGTCGAGGAGGGCGGCCGGGTCGACGCCGAGGTCCGGGTGACGCGGGCGATCGTGTGCGGCTCGTTGAAGGGCCCCGTCGTCGCGTCGGAGTCGATCGAGCTCCGCGCGGGCTGCACGGTGGAGGGAGATCTTCGCGCTCCGCGCCTCGACATCGCCCCCGGCTCGACCGTGCGGGGCAGGGTGGAGCTCGGTGCCGCGCAGGACGGCGCGGATTCGAGCGTCGACGATGTCTTGCCGGACGGTTCGTCGCAGCTTCTCGAAATCGCGACAGGTGCCGGGCCCGACGTGTTTTTCGCGGCCACGCATTGGTCCGAAGGGGATGGCCCGCCGCCGATGCCCGCCTCCGCCCTGTCGATCGGCGACCGGCGCAAGGCGATCGTCCCTGGCCCCTGA
- a CDS encoding alpha/beta hydrolase: MKTAIPHEEGFFPAKDNLRLYWQSYLPTDPRAEVGFIHGYGDHSGRWTEFLELLASRGFAVHAFDYRGHGQADGRRGHVDAFDEYLDDLELFLGRIEARRAGRKLFLVGHSHGGLMLARYLESRWHGGGAEGGADEKKGISAHAKPEAEPRKSATAGTAAEEVGPARAGPASSLALSAAVFSSPYLRLAFEPPWLKVQAALLIGKVVPWLPVSGKLPTELLSQDPAWQEASDRDPLYGHTTTPRWFTESTSAQAKARAEASKITLPSLVQVPECDGIADPATGEAFFRDLGASDKELVVYPGGRHELYHELAETKMKSMDDAAAFLERHLGGGA; encoded by the coding sequence TTGAAGACCGCGATCCCCCACGAGGAAGGCTTCTTCCCGGCGAAGGACAACCTTCGCCTGTATTGGCAGTCGTACCTCCCGACGGATCCCCGGGCGGAGGTGGGCTTCATCCACGGCTACGGCGATCACTCCGGGCGATGGACGGAGTTCCTCGAGCTCCTCGCCTCCCGGGGCTTCGCGGTCCACGCGTTCGACTACCGCGGGCACGGCCAGGCCGACGGCCGCCGCGGCCACGTCGACGCCTTCGACGAGTACCTCGACGATCTCGAGCTCTTCCTGGGACGGATCGAGGCGCGGAGGGCGGGGCGCAAGCTCTTCCTGGTGGGCCACTCCCATGGCGGGCTCATGCTGGCCCGGTATCTCGAGTCGCGCTGGCATGGCGGCGGAGCCGAAGGCGGAGCAGACGAAAAGAAGGGCATTTCCGCGCACGCGAAGCCGGAGGCGGAGCCACGCAAAAGCGCAACCGCGGGAACCGCGGCTGAAGAAGTCGGGCCCGCTCGTGCGGGTCCGGCTTCTTCACTCGCTCTGAGCGCTGCGGTCTTCTCCTCGCCGTACCTCCGCCTCGCGTTCGAGCCGCCCTGGCTCAAGGTGCAGGCGGCGCTGCTCATCGGGAAGGTCGTGCCGTGGCTGCCGGTCTCGGGAAAGCTGCCCACCGAGCTCCTGTCGCAGGATCCCGCCTGGCAGGAAGCGTCCGATCGGGATCCGCTCTACGGCCACACGACCACGCCGCGCTGGTTCACCGAGAGCACTTCCGCGCAGGCGAAGGCGCGGGCAGAGGCCTCTAAGATCACGCTGCCTTCGCTGGTGCAGGTGCCGGAGTGTGACGGCATCGCGGACCCGGCGACGGGCGAGGCCTTCTTCCGGGATCTGGGCGCCAGCGACAAGGAGCTCGTCGTCTACCCGGGTGGCCGCCACGAGCTCTACCACGAGCTCGCCGAGACGAAGATGAAGTCCATGGACGACGCAGCCGCCTTTCTGGAGCGGCACCTGGGGGGCGGGGCATGA
- a CDS encoding response regulator, with amino-acid sequence MAKYFTTFEASRLLGVSLPTIVNWVKANRLKAHKTPGGHRRIARDDLLSFLEKYQIPVPPELGESEEHPPRILAVDDDPDERDLLRAVLEGAGFDVELASSGFEAGLQVATFRPNLVVLDLVMPGMDGFAAIASLRARPETADTPVIACTGLSDPATSKKVVDAGFDAHVVKPYRAEDLLGAIQRLLGIRVGQLAG; translated from the coding sequence ATGGCGAAATATTTCACGACGTTCGAAGCGAGCCGGTTACTGGGAGTATCGCTTCCGACGATCGTCAATTGGGTGAAGGCAAACCGCCTCAAGGCCCACAAGACGCCGGGTGGACATCGCAGGATTGCCCGCGACGATCTCCTGAGCTTTCTCGAGAAGTACCAGATCCCGGTACCTCCGGAGCTCGGTGAGTCCGAGGAGCACCCGCCGCGGATCCTCGCCGTGGACGACGACCCCGACGAGCGCGACCTCCTGCGTGCCGTATTGGAGGGTGCGGGCTTCGACGTGGAGTTGGCGTCCAGCGGCTTCGAGGCCGGGCTCCAGGTGGCCACCTTCCGCCCGAACCTGGTGGTGCTCGACCTGGTGATGCCGGGGATGGACGGCTTTGCGGCCATCGCGTCTCTGCGCGCGAGGCCGGAGACGGCCGACACGCCGGTGATCGCGTGCACGGGCCTCTCGGATCCTGCGACGAGCAAGAAGGTCGTCGACGCGGGCTTCGACGCACATGTCGTGAAACCGTATCGTGCCGAGGATCTCCTCGGGGCCATCCAGCGGCTCCTCGGGATCCGTGTGGGCCAGCTCGCCGGCTGA
- a CDS encoding tetratricopeptide repeat protein: MTGSSDEGSYSSPLAYRHYLLSRMAESEGNLPGALVELRQAIVFDPGSAELHVAMGWLLARVGDLEKAASEGERAIRLDPSHADAFLLVGRVRDGQRRKAAAIAALRRAIELAPDSPEAWLALADLHARNREDAKAEALARTFSAAHPGNGALWRQLAKTAAERGRSKLALRYLRTAAHEEPQPRRSTAVYERRRVD, encoded by the coding sequence GTGACCGGGAGCTCCGACGAGGGGAGCTACTCGAGCCCTCTGGCCTATCGGCACTACCTCCTCTCTCGGATGGCGGAGTCGGAGGGCAATCTGCCCGGCGCGCTGGTGGAGCTTCGGCAGGCGATCGTCTTCGATCCCGGCTCCGCCGAGCTGCACGTCGCGATGGGCTGGCTGCTGGCCCGCGTCGGGGACCTCGAGAAGGCGGCGTCGGAGGGCGAGCGGGCGATTCGCCTGGATCCCTCCCATGCGGACGCCTTCCTCCTCGTCGGCAGGGTTCGCGACGGGCAGCGGCGAAAGGCGGCGGCGATCGCGGCGCTTCGGCGGGCGATCGAGCTCGCGCCCGATTCGCCCGAGGCGTGGCTCGCCCTCGCGGATCTCCACGCCCGGAATCGGGAGGACGCGAAGGCGGAGGCCCTCGCCCGGACGTTCTCCGCAGCGCACCCCGGGAACGGGGCGCTCTGGCGCCAGCTCGCGAAGACCGCTGCCGAGAGGGGCCGATCGAAGCTGGCGTTGCGTTATCTGCGCACGGCGGCCCACGAGGAGCCGCAGCCCCGCCGAAGCACGGCCGTTTACGAACGGCGCCGGGTCGATTAA
- a CDS encoding ParB/RepB/Spo0J family partition protein, whose translation MAPPSQPPQVLGYVPLASLREDTVFRLRDPGEVASLAQSIAQVGQLFAIEVRTIDGKVEPITGFRRLKALRLLHRSRVLVRDHGEISDAAAALIAAADAIDSRALEVEELQGLLDRYQAMGWSTPALDELLGRAIERARERLEDLAAIAQGLEPPDRTVLDEDALDDDEPRAVPSSETRQRPGSVSEASTSQAPDPVVEIPAAEAALQPAADVASLPDLEFAAAEAAATPEPVALQRPPEEAPLPMALGRVRIVPADDLAPPPRQEVTADWLARDLAVRFSELTQDLSVLVDHWTELPEGPRGVLADQLDYYGALGQWLGRTAERKT comes from the coding sequence ATGGCGCCCCCCTCCCAGCCCCCCCAGGTGCTCGGCTACGTGCCGCTGGCATCGCTCCGCGAGGACACGGTCTTTCGCCTCCGCGACCCCGGCGAGGTCGCGTCTCTCGCGCAGTCGATCGCCCAGGTGGGGCAGCTCTTCGCGATCGAGGTCCGGACGATCGACGGCAAGGTCGAGCCGATCACGGGCTTCCGCCGCCTGAAGGCGCTCCGGCTCCTGCATCGGAGCCGGGTGCTCGTACGCGACCACGGGGAGATCTCCGACGCGGCCGCCGCGCTGATCGCCGCCGCGGACGCGATCGACAGCCGCGCCCTCGAGGTCGAGGAGCTGCAGGGCCTGCTCGATCGCTACCAGGCGATGGGCTGGAGCACGCCGGCCCTCGACGAGCTGCTGGGCCGCGCGATCGAGAGGGCTCGGGAGCGGCTGGAGGATCTCGCGGCGATCGCGCAGGGCCTGGAGCCCCCTGATCGCACGGTGCTCGACGAAGACGCCCTGGACGACGACGAGCCTCGCGCCGTTCCTTCGTCCGAAACCCGGCAGCGCCCGGGTTCCGTGTCCGAGGCTTCGACGTCGCAGGCTCCGGATCCGGTCGTCGAGATTCCGGCGGCCGAGGCGGCCCTCCAGCCGGCGGCCGATGTGGCGTCCCTGCCGGACCTCGAGTTCGCTGCGGCTGAAGCAGCTGCTACGCCGGAGCCCGTCGCTCTCCAGCGCCCGCCCGAGGAGGCGCCGCTGCCCATGGCCCTCGGCCGGGTGCGGATCGTCCCCGCGGACGACCTCGCCCCGCCTCCCCGGCAGGAGGTGACGGCCGACTGGCTCGCCCGGGACCTGGCGGTGCGTTTCTCCGAGCTCACCCAGGATCTCTCGGTCCTCGTGGACCACTGGACCGAGCTTCCCGAGG